One region of Triticum aestivum cultivar Chinese Spring chromosome 6B, IWGSC CS RefSeq v2.1, whole genome shotgun sequence genomic DNA includes:
- the LOC123136664 gene encoding pollen receptor-like kinase 1 isoform X7, with product MQEEFHHTLEGARDWHVNRSKICGTPLPLWISDDGEEILVMDSIEKLEKLSGGKDAVRLYLVNSQVAWVQSLHFKLSGISDSVKAVLPRWYNLYKFLVQNAKKLHSEDLTAFSPIDHASLLMSSNVLDGWLHSVTVRLVKFVRQEMDDPLYTVVPYLVKYIDNLAEIYVHFNYFRLVGCTDREDHIISLSIIYHALVTICLVLAPFTPFFTEVLYRNLRKVSNKSEESILFCNFPSETGERDERLEQSVDKMTIIGLGHNIREQHNIALEVPLNVVTVTSSKKLNKYSVARAEPNGSVLGERLGNDLHKVTNKVKKMTQKQISAFEKTGEISFYDHCLKRDDIKVVRDLKPAVLANQVGVAIEGDIIVILDLRDQNAGMVLECKSEERDARHPRVDCVSQQSGKNYISGMGVQGWLPYSPRPPLPSLTTTTTTTTTTTTEEEEEEEEEEEEEEEAKRLGVGTKGNGSGNYRTKGSVIDSAMKKFEKIGSGGYGTVYKVCMYDTLVAIKILHAVSAIAKKNAQCMRAFDTEVTILGKIQHPNLVRLIGACKERLAIVYEFLPNGTLDEKILFRRATFTWRERVKVAFSICDALIFLHSRSEPVAHGDLKPSNILFDASHNVKLGDFGISRILKNTSHSGTKMHVTGGKRVGTRQYADPEFLMTGQLTSQSDTFAFGVILIQLVTGRFAGIIQSVKSQLSDSGFWKDDDQKNALKKTKVIDETLQISDSEILEVIEMLKIGLDCCNEKRKDRPSLVDIVFPKLKMLNEKTGQCKVPV from the exons ATGCAGGAAGAGTTCCATCACACTCTAGAAGGTGCTAGGGACTGGCATGTTAACAGAAGTAAAATTTGTGGTACACCACTTCCGTTGTGGATCAGTGATGATGGCGAAGAAATTCTAGTTATGGATTCCATTGAGAAACTTGAAAAGTTATCTGGTGGCAAG GACGCTGTAAGGCTATATTTGGTAAATTCTCAAGTTGCATGGGTGCAGTCTCTACATTTCAAATTGAGTGGTATTTCTGATTCT GTGAAAGCTGTACTCCCCCGATGGTATAATTTGTATAAATTTCTTGTCCAAAATGCAAAGAAACTTCACAGCGAGGACCTCACAGCATTTTCTCCCATTGACCATGCTTCACTTCTGATGTCATCCAATGTGTTAGATGGCTGGCTACACTCAGTAACTGTACGTCTCGTCAAATTTGTTCGCCAAGAAATGGATGATCCGCTTTACACG GTTGTGCCATATTTGGTAAAATACATTGACAATCTTGCTGAAATTTATGTGCATTTTAATTACTTCCGTCTTGTCGGCTGTACTGACCGAGAGGACCATATAATCTCTCTTTCAATAATCTACCAT GCCCTTGTGACAATTTGTTTGGTATTGGCTCCATTTACACCCTTCTTTACTGAAGTTCTTTACCGAAATCTACGCAAGGTGTCAAACAAGTCAGAGGAGAGCATTCTTTTCTGCAATTTTCCTTCAGAAACTGGGGAG AGAGATGAGCGTCTTGAGCAAAGTGTAGATAAGATGACGATTATTGGGCTTGGCCACAATATTCGTGAACAGCACAATATAGCTCTTGAAGTACCACTGAATGTTGTGACTGTCACTTCATCTAAGAAACTCAATAAGTACTCTGTTGCACGGGCTGAACCTAATGGAAG TGTGCTAGGTGAAAGATTGGGCAACGACCTGCACAAGGTAACAAATAAAGTGAAGAAAATGACCCAGAAACAAATCTCAGCCTTTGAGAAAACTGGCGAGATCTCATTCTATGATCATTGCCTGAAGCGAGATGATATTAAG GTGGTTAGAGATTTAAAGCCGGCAGTTTTAGCGAATCAAGTTGGTGTCGCTATAGAAG GTGATATCATAGTTATTTTGGATCTCAGGGATCAAAATGCTGGAATGGTTCTAGAG TGCAAATCAGAGGAGAGGGATGCCAGGCACCCACGTGTGGATTGTGTGAGTCAACAATCAG GAAAAAACTACATTTCTGGAATGGGAGTTCAAGGATGGCTTCCTTATTCTCCTCGCCCCCCTCTTCCTTctcttactactactactaccaccaccaccaccaccactacagaggaggaggaagaggaggaggaggaggaggaggaggaggaggaggcaaagcgGCTAGGTGTGGGCACTAAAGGTAATGGATCAG GAAATTACAGAACCAAAGGTTCCGTTATAGATTCTGCAAtgaaaaagtttgaaaaaattGGGTCAGGAGGTTATGGTACTGTCTACAAGGTATGTATGTATGACACACTGGTTGCCATTAAGATCCTTCATGCTGTAAGTGCAATCGCGAAGAAGAATGCGCAATGTATGAGAGCATTTGACACAGAG GTGACTATACTTGGTAAAATTCAACATCCTAATCTTGTTCGATTAATTGGGGCATGCAAAGAAAGGCTGGCAATCGTTTATGAGTTTCTTCCTAATGGAACACTGGATGAAAAAATTCTCTTCCGCAGAGCCACATTTACATGGAGGGAGAGAGTCAAAGTTGCTTTTAGCATATGCGATGCCCTTATTTTCTTGCACAGCAGATCAGAACCAGTTGCCCATGGCGACTTGAAACCTAGCAACATACTATTTGATGCATCACATAATGTCAAGTTGGGGGATTTTGGGATATCCCGTATACTGAAAAATACAAGCCACAGTGGTACTAAGATGCATGTGACCGGTGGTAAACGAGTTGGAACGCGTCAGTACGCTGATCCAGAATTTTTGATGACTGGGCAGTTGACATCACAGTCGGATACATTTGCTTTTGGAGTAATTCTGATTCAGCTTGTCACTGGTCGGTTTGCTGGCATTATTCAATCTGTTAAATCTCAGCTTTCTGATTCTGGGTTCTGGAAAGATGATGATCAGAAAAATGCACTAAAAAAAACGAAAGTAATTGATGAGACATTGCAAATTTCAGATAGTGAAATTCTCGAGGTAATAGAAATGCTTAAGATTGGTTTGGACTGTTGCAATGAAAAACGAAAAGACCGTCCCAGTCTCGTGGATATTGTATTTCCAAAGTTGAAAATGTTGAATGAAAAAACTGGTCAGTGCAAG GTGCCAGTTTGA
- the LOC123136664 gene encoding pollen receptor-like kinase 1 isoform X6 yields the protein MKKHSRDLSSQANKEEFHHTLEGARDWHVNRSKICGTPLPLWISDDGEEILVMDSIEKLEKLSGGKDAVRLYLVNSQVAWVQSLHFKLSGISDSVKAVLPRWYNLYKFLVQNAKKLHSEDLTAFSPIDHASLLMSSNVLDGWLHSVTVRLVKFVRQEMDDPLYTVVPYLVKYIDNLAEIYVHFNYFRLVGCTDREDHIISLSIIYHALVTICLVLAPFTPFFTEVLYRNLRKVSNKSEESILFCNFPSETGERDERLEQSVDKMTIIGLGHNIREQHNIALEVPLNVVTVTSSKKLNKYSVARAEPNGSVLGERLGNDLHKVTNKVKKMTQKQISAFEKTGEISFYDHCLKRDDIKVVRDLKPAVLANQVGVAIEGDIIVILDLRDQNAGMVLECKSEERDARHPRVDCVSQQSGKNYISGMGVQGWLPYSPRPPLPSLTTTTTTTTTTTTEEEEEEEEEEEEEEEAKRLGVGTKGNGSGNYRTKGSVIDSAMKKFEKIGSGGYGTVYKVCMYDTLVAIKILHAVSAIAKKNAQCMRAFDTEVTILGKIQHPNLVRLIGACKERLAIVYEFLPNGTLDEKILFRRATFTWRERVKVAFSICDALIFLHSRSEPVAHGDLKPSNILFDASHNVKLGDFGISRILKNTSHSGTKMHVTGGKRVGTRQYADPEFLMTGQLTSQSDTFAFGVILIQLVTGRFAGIIQSVKSQLSDSGFWKDDDQKNALKKTKVIDETLQISDSEILEVIEMLKIGLDCCNEKRKDRPSLVDIVFPKLKMLNEKTGQCKVPV from the exons GAAGAGTTCCATCACACTCTAGAAGGTGCTAGGGACTGGCATGTTAACAGAAGTAAAATTTGTGGTACACCACTTCCGTTGTGGATCAGTGATGATGGCGAAGAAATTCTAGTTATGGATTCCATTGAGAAACTTGAAAAGTTATCTGGTGGCAAG GACGCTGTAAGGCTATATTTGGTAAATTCTCAAGTTGCATGGGTGCAGTCTCTACATTTCAAATTGAGTGGTATTTCTGATTCT GTGAAAGCTGTACTCCCCCGATGGTATAATTTGTATAAATTTCTTGTCCAAAATGCAAAGAAACTTCACAGCGAGGACCTCACAGCATTTTCTCCCATTGACCATGCTTCACTTCTGATGTCATCCAATGTGTTAGATGGCTGGCTACACTCAGTAACTGTACGTCTCGTCAAATTTGTTCGCCAAGAAATGGATGATCCGCTTTACACG GTTGTGCCATATTTGGTAAAATACATTGACAATCTTGCTGAAATTTATGTGCATTTTAATTACTTCCGTCTTGTCGGCTGTACTGACCGAGAGGACCATATAATCTCTCTTTCAATAATCTACCAT GCCCTTGTGACAATTTGTTTGGTATTGGCTCCATTTACACCCTTCTTTACTGAAGTTCTTTACCGAAATCTACGCAAGGTGTCAAACAAGTCAGAGGAGAGCATTCTTTTCTGCAATTTTCCTTCAGAAACTGGGGAG AGAGATGAGCGTCTTGAGCAAAGTGTAGATAAGATGACGATTATTGGGCTTGGCCACAATATTCGTGAACAGCACAATATAGCTCTTGAAGTACCACTGAATGTTGTGACTGTCACTTCATCTAAGAAACTCAATAAGTACTCTGTTGCACGGGCTGAACCTAATGGAAG TGTGCTAGGTGAAAGATTGGGCAACGACCTGCACAAGGTAACAAATAAAGTGAAGAAAATGACCCAGAAACAAATCTCAGCCTTTGAGAAAACTGGCGAGATCTCATTCTATGATCATTGCCTGAAGCGAGATGATATTAAG GTGGTTAGAGATTTAAAGCCGGCAGTTTTAGCGAATCAAGTTGGTGTCGCTATAGAAG GTGATATCATAGTTATTTTGGATCTCAGGGATCAAAATGCTGGAATGGTTCTAGAG TGCAAATCAGAGGAGAGGGATGCCAGGCACCCACGTGTGGATTGTGTGAGTCAACAATCAG GAAAAAACTACATTTCTGGAATGGGAGTTCAAGGATGGCTTCCTTATTCTCCTCGCCCCCCTCTTCCTTctcttactactactactaccaccaccaccaccaccactacagaggaggaggaagaggaggaggaggaggaggaggaggaggaggaggcaaagcgGCTAGGTGTGGGCACTAAAGGTAATGGATCAG GAAATTACAGAACCAAAGGTTCCGTTATAGATTCTGCAAtgaaaaagtttgaaaaaattGGGTCAGGAGGTTATGGTACTGTCTACAAGGTATGTATGTATGACACACTGGTTGCCATTAAGATCCTTCATGCTGTAAGTGCAATCGCGAAGAAGAATGCGCAATGTATGAGAGCATTTGACACAGAG GTGACTATACTTGGTAAAATTCAACATCCTAATCTTGTTCGATTAATTGGGGCATGCAAAGAAAGGCTGGCAATCGTTTATGAGTTTCTTCCTAATGGAACACTGGATGAAAAAATTCTCTTCCGCAGAGCCACATTTACATGGAGGGAGAGAGTCAAAGTTGCTTTTAGCATATGCGATGCCCTTATTTTCTTGCACAGCAGATCAGAACCAGTTGCCCATGGCGACTTGAAACCTAGCAACATACTATTTGATGCATCACATAATGTCAAGTTGGGGGATTTTGGGATATCCCGTATACTGAAAAATACAAGCCACAGTGGTACTAAGATGCATGTGACCGGTGGTAAACGAGTTGGAACGCGTCAGTACGCTGATCCAGAATTTTTGATGACTGGGCAGTTGACATCACAGTCGGATACATTTGCTTTTGGAGTAATTCTGATTCAGCTTGTCACTGGTCGGTTTGCTGGCATTATTCAATCTGTTAAATCTCAGCTTTCTGATTCTGGGTTCTGGAAAGATGATGATCAGAAAAATGCACTAAAAAAAACGAAAGTAATTGATGAGACATTGCAAATTTCAGATAGTGAAATTCTCGAGGTAATAGAAATGCTTAAGATTGGTTTGGACTGTTGCAATGAAAAACGAAAAGACCGTCCCAGTCTCGTGGATATTGTATTTCCAAAGTTGAAAATGTTGAATGAAAAAACTGGTCAGTGCAAG GTGCCAGTTTGA
- the LOC123136664 gene encoding uncharacterized protein isoform X5, producing the protein MHEYQLEQNDEANVPQSLRTIFLQGNKKLNTEDGLVTLSSNCPYDCMESEMEEWNTATNSQEEFHHTLEGARDWHVNRSKICGTPLPLWISDDGEEILVMDSIEKLEKLSGGKDAVRLYLVNSQVAWVQSLHFKLSGISDSVKAVLPRWYNLYKFLVQNAKKLHSEDLTAFSPIDHASLLMSSNVLDGWLHSVTVRLVKFVRQEMDDPLYTVVPYLVKYIDNLAEIYVHFNYFRLVGCTDREDHIISLSIIYHALVTICLVLAPFTPFFTEVLYRNLRKVSNKSEESILFCNFPSETGERDERLEQSVDKMTIIGLGHNIREQHNIALEVPLNVVTVTSSKKLNKYSVARAEPNGSVLGERLGNDLHKVTNKVKKMTQKQISAFEKTGEISFYDHCLKRDDIKVVRDLKPAVLANQVGVAIEGDIIVILDLRDQNAGMVLECKSEERDARHPRVDCVSQQSGKNYISGMGVQGWLPYSPRPPLPSLTTTTTTTTTTTTEEEEEEEEEEEEEEEAKRLGVGTKGNGSGNYRTKGSVIDSAMKKFEKIGSGGYGTVYKVCMYDTLVAIKILHAVSAIAKKNAQCMRAFDTEVTILGKIQHPNLVRLIGACKERLAIVYEFLPNGTLDEKILFRRATFTWRERVKVAFSICDALIFLHSRSEPVAHGDLKPSNILFDASHNVKLGDFGISRILKNTSHSGTKMHVTGGKRVGTRQYADPEFLMTGQLTSQSDTFAFGVILIQLVTGRFAGIIQSVKSQLSDSGFWKDDDQKNALKKTKVIDETLQISDSEILEVIEMLKIGLDCCNEKRKDRPSLVDIVFPKLKMLNEKTGQCKVPV; encoded by the exons GAAGAGTTCCATCACACTCTAGAAGGTGCTAGGGACTGGCATGTTAACAGAAGTAAAATTTGTGGTACACCACTTCCGTTGTGGATCAGTGATGATGGCGAAGAAATTCTAGTTATGGATTCCATTGAGAAACTTGAAAAGTTATCTGGTGGCAAG GACGCTGTAAGGCTATATTTGGTAAATTCTCAAGTTGCATGGGTGCAGTCTCTACATTTCAAATTGAGTGGTATTTCTGATTCT GTGAAAGCTGTACTCCCCCGATGGTATAATTTGTATAAATTTCTTGTCCAAAATGCAAAGAAACTTCACAGCGAGGACCTCACAGCATTTTCTCCCATTGACCATGCTTCACTTCTGATGTCATCCAATGTGTTAGATGGCTGGCTACACTCAGTAACTGTACGTCTCGTCAAATTTGTTCGCCAAGAAATGGATGATCCGCTTTACACG GTTGTGCCATATTTGGTAAAATACATTGACAATCTTGCTGAAATTTATGTGCATTTTAATTACTTCCGTCTTGTCGGCTGTACTGACCGAGAGGACCATATAATCTCTCTTTCAATAATCTACCAT GCCCTTGTGACAATTTGTTTGGTATTGGCTCCATTTACACCCTTCTTTACTGAAGTTCTTTACCGAAATCTACGCAAGGTGTCAAACAAGTCAGAGGAGAGCATTCTTTTCTGCAATTTTCCTTCAGAAACTGGGGAG AGAGATGAGCGTCTTGAGCAAAGTGTAGATAAGATGACGATTATTGGGCTTGGCCACAATATTCGTGAACAGCACAATATAGCTCTTGAAGTACCACTGAATGTTGTGACTGTCACTTCATCTAAGAAACTCAATAAGTACTCTGTTGCACGGGCTGAACCTAATGGAAG TGTGCTAGGTGAAAGATTGGGCAACGACCTGCACAAGGTAACAAATAAAGTGAAGAAAATGACCCAGAAACAAATCTCAGCCTTTGAGAAAACTGGCGAGATCTCATTCTATGATCATTGCCTGAAGCGAGATGATATTAAG GTGGTTAGAGATTTAAAGCCGGCAGTTTTAGCGAATCAAGTTGGTGTCGCTATAGAAG GTGATATCATAGTTATTTTGGATCTCAGGGATCAAAATGCTGGAATGGTTCTAGAG TGCAAATCAGAGGAGAGGGATGCCAGGCACCCACGTGTGGATTGTGTGAGTCAACAATCAG GAAAAAACTACATTTCTGGAATGGGAGTTCAAGGATGGCTTCCTTATTCTCCTCGCCCCCCTCTTCCTTctcttactactactactaccaccaccaccaccaccactacagaggaggaggaagaggaggaggaggaggaggaggaggaggaggaggcaaagcgGCTAGGTGTGGGCACTAAAGGTAATGGATCAG GAAATTACAGAACCAAAGGTTCCGTTATAGATTCTGCAAtgaaaaagtttgaaaaaattGGGTCAGGAGGTTATGGTACTGTCTACAAGGTATGTATGTATGACACACTGGTTGCCATTAAGATCCTTCATGCTGTAAGTGCAATCGCGAAGAAGAATGCGCAATGTATGAGAGCATTTGACACAGAG GTGACTATACTTGGTAAAATTCAACATCCTAATCTTGTTCGATTAATTGGGGCATGCAAAGAAAGGCTGGCAATCGTTTATGAGTTTCTTCCTAATGGAACACTGGATGAAAAAATTCTCTTCCGCAGAGCCACATTTACATGGAGGGAGAGAGTCAAAGTTGCTTTTAGCATATGCGATGCCCTTATTTTCTTGCACAGCAGATCAGAACCAGTTGCCCATGGCGACTTGAAACCTAGCAACATACTATTTGATGCATCACATAATGTCAAGTTGGGGGATTTTGGGATATCCCGTATACTGAAAAATACAAGCCACAGTGGTACTAAGATGCATGTGACCGGTGGTAAACGAGTTGGAACGCGTCAGTACGCTGATCCAGAATTTTTGATGACTGGGCAGTTGACATCACAGTCGGATACATTTGCTTTTGGAGTAATTCTGATTCAGCTTGTCACTGGTCGGTTTGCTGGCATTATTCAATCTGTTAAATCTCAGCTTTCTGATTCTGGGTTCTGGAAAGATGATGATCAGAAAAATGCACTAAAAAAAACGAAAGTAATTGATGAGACATTGCAAATTTCAGATAGTGAAATTCTCGAGGTAATAGAAATGCTTAAGATTGGTTTGGACTGTTGCAATGAAAAACGAAAAGACCGTCCCAGTCTCGTGGATATTGTATTTCCAAAGTTGAAAATGTTGAATGAAAAAACTGGTCAGTGCAAG GTGCCAGTTTGA
- the LOC123133996 gene encoding putative F-box protein At2g02030, translated as MAIKRCADDPVSPRLRMAKRIVIKPPPPGFDQPDLPSDVIISILSWLPVKSLVRFKSVCRGWQAMLSEPGFIYAHLECSKKRRPSLLMVPCGYDPNDIQKNQDDSTFCMGFYRYHIGDKEELIHLQKLPQGIALWSSPLHCNGLILISTTREELMICNPATREFVTLPERKHERYAFPRVGFGFDPCSKKYKVARFFYQRLTPSYDLVCKFEVLTVGSNIWRQTVDPPYWICGQTPVHVNGYIYWTCAGNPSCPVPPKSFLRFSLTDEEFSLVPYPPSHLKPARFVQLESELSCVCLGFTKLDLEIWNLNFGFDQTPEWNRRWTTMISPDLIVELPQCRATRPPRVILHEDTWLLTEERNVYRYDTHTSEIVKISSGVQDTTYNDPTSQKQVILHLSNYAESLVQIR; from the coding sequence ATGGCGATCAAAAGATGCGCCGATGATCCGGTATCTCCTCGGCTGCGGATGGCAAAGCGCATTGTCATCAAGCCGCCGCCACCGGGGTTCGACCAACCCGACCTGCCTTCTGATGTTATCATCAGCATCCTGTCATGGCTGCCGGTCAAGTCCTTGGTTCGTTTCAAGTCTGTCTGCAGGGGCTGGCAGGCCATGTTATCCGAACCAGGTTTCATCTACGCTCACCTCGAGTGCTCCAAGAAAAGGCGCCCATCGCTGCTCATGGTGCCTTGTGGGTATGATCCCAATGATATTCAGAAGAATCAAGATGACAGCACTTTCTGCATGGGGTTTTACAGGTACCACATCGGCGATAAGGAGGAGCTGATCCACCTACAGAAGCTACCACAAGGAATTGCCCTGTGGAGTAGCCCGCTACACTGCAACGGTTTGATCCTTATTTCCACCACGAGAGAGGAGCTGATGATCTGCAACCCGGCAACTAGAGAGTTTGTTACGTTGCCAGAACGGAAACATGAAAGGTATGCATTCCCAAGGGTGGGGTTTGGGTTTGACCCTTGTAGCAAGAAGTACAAGGTGGCCAGATTTTTCTATCAGAGGCTTACCCCGAGCTATGACCTGGTTTGCAAGTTTGAGGTGCTTACTGTTGGCTCTAACATATGGAGACAAACAGTAGATCCACCATATTGGATTTGCGGACAAACTCCTGTTCATGTCAACGGTTATATCTACTGGACATGTGCTGGAAATCCAAGTTGCCCAGTTCCACCCAAGTCATTTCTTCGGTTCAGTTTGACTGATGAGGAGTTTAGTTTGGTTCCATATCCTCCATCTCATTTGAAGCCTGCCCGTTTTGTGCAATTGGAGAGCGAATTGTCTTGTGTCTGCTTGGGTTTTACAAAACTAGATCTTGAGATTTGGAACCTTAACTTTGGGTTTGATCAGACCCCTGAATGGAATCGACGCTGGACTACCATGATTAGTCCTGATTTAATTGTAGAGCTTCCCCAATGTAGGGCTACAAGACCTCCTAGAGTTATTCTTCATGAGGATACGTGGCTTCTAACAGAGGAACGAAACGTCTATCGGTATGACACCCATACATCTGAAATAGTGAAGATTTCTTCAGGTGTTCAAGACACAACATATAATGATCCTACGTCGCAGAAACAGGTGATTTTACATTTAAGTAATTATGCCGAGAGTCTAGTACAAATTAGATAA